In Shewanella sp. GD04112, the following proteins share a genomic window:
- a CDS encoding TraC family protein yields MTTVNNWKNSLGIEKYSSIIPILDEFVSEEGEHLGYILEGGYLGVTWLCPPSGGYGASTISTLDSIFKKVYPEGTVLQFSLVASDDLVTVLDNYRHCRGKRNRFDTVIDNDNMTEYMVDYYKALADTSIPSRDMEGVPLRNFEVWASIKVPIKKAMPSTEEVEDFVDMANNHEASLQQIFGVATKMQPEILINRLQMIHNPSPNAVWRRGIKVDGRQGCYRSSQPIRAQLLEPGTEVKVDGSDYMAIKAEDGSKRFIQSVSIKEFPDSIYQGTLHLMTGDWLKGDDGAIPGNFMINLVVEMSPKKVAKDYSKRRLMAKQIGEGPWARWISSLKYGLQDFEYYEHYLEREKAQHCRFHLNFQMWGPTLKSVKNSTKKLITRMEGFSWSAGVDSLIGRFTWLNGLPMCTSSEVSSFIERFDFLPSNLVKFFVPMVASWPGNAVRHPVLTYIARDGQLITFDPLKSDSNYNIFITATSGAGKSVSANYLIEGLLSTGENRYPDALGNIHGDPDGGRVFIIDSGRSYVKTTELYAGQFVEVMPDNRFAFNLCPFKSIDESQKDTDEGVVDSDANNYLGAQGEMLLNVLKLMAFPLGDCNSYQYSAMSVLLMQLWNEKGRETTIDDFADACAKHPREEVRQISDQLTPWCYLRGGQNSWMFNPNKPPIQFEKDLVVLELDGLNGSDQLKAVCIMLCIQRIQQEMFRHDQLHIVKAFILDEAWEFLKENKGVDEQTRQVLQTLAKFLESGWRRFRKYNSLGVCISQSMKDANESPAGIAMASNSAHLFYLMQNGEELARLNKEGKFIEQDYLLLRNIKTVRPFFSEVLLCSGGTKSVGRLYLPRAKALTYSTAPDEKKQIEIMMKDKGVDMFTACQMIAEREGKDLVGTWRRRFDAENES; encoded by the coding sequence ATGACAACTGTAAATAACTGGAAAAATAGTCTAGGCATTGAGAAATATTCCTCAATCATCCCAATCTTAGATGAATTTGTGAGTGAGGAAGGGGAACATCTTGGTTACATCCTAGAAGGGGGTTACCTTGGCGTAACGTGGCTATGCCCACCGTCAGGTGGTTATGGTGCGAGTACGATTTCCACGCTGGATTCGATTTTCAAAAAAGTCTATCCAGAAGGGACTGTGCTGCAATTCTCGCTAGTGGCTTCAGACGACTTAGTAACAGTGTTAGACAATTACCGACATTGCCGTGGCAAGCGTAATCGGTTCGATACGGTCATTGATAATGACAATATGACCGAATACATGGTTGATTATTATAAAGCGCTTGCTGATACCTCAATCCCTTCGCGAGATATGGAAGGTGTACCGCTTCGCAACTTCGAGGTATGGGCGTCAATCAAGGTGCCTATCAAGAAAGCAATGCCGTCTACAGAGGAAGTCGAAGATTTTGTCGATATGGCTAACAACCATGAAGCGTCATTACAACAAATCTTTGGTGTAGCGACCAAAATGCAACCGGAGATCCTAATTAACCGATTGCAGATGATCCACAACCCATCCCCGAATGCAGTTTGGCGCCGTGGAATTAAAGTAGATGGCAGACAAGGCTGTTACCGTTCTTCTCAGCCCATCCGTGCGCAGTTACTTGAACCTGGCACTGAGGTCAAAGTCGATGGTTCTGATTACATGGCGATTAAAGCGGAAGATGGTTCTAAACGATTTATTCAAAGTGTGAGCATTAAAGAGTTCCCAGATTCCATTTACCAAGGCACGTTACATTTAATGACTGGCGATTGGTTGAAAGGGGATGATGGCGCTATTCCCGGCAATTTCATGATCAACCTCGTGGTTGAAATGAGCCCTAAGAAAGTAGCTAAGGATTACTCCAAGCGCCGCCTAATGGCTAAACAGATAGGTGAAGGCCCGTGGGCTCGTTGGATTTCGTCTTTGAAATACGGCCTGCAAGATTTTGAATACTACGAGCATTATCTAGAGCGCGAAAAGGCTCAGCATTGCCGCTTTCATTTAAACTTTCAAATGTGGGGACCGACTTTAAAGTCAGTTAAGAACAGTACTAAAAAACTAATCACGCGCATGGAAGGCTTTAGTTGGTCAGCTGGCGTGGATAGCTTGATTGGCCGTTTCACTTGGCTAAATGGTCTGCCAATGTGTACCTCAAGTGAAGTCAGTAGTTTCATTGAACGCTTTGACTTTCTCCCGAGTAACTTGGTCAAGTTCTTCGTTCCTATGGTGGCATCGTGGCCAGGGAACGCAGTGCGACATCCTGTGCTGACATACATTGCCCGTGATGGTCAGTTAATCACCTTTGACCCATTAAAGTCAGACTCCAATTACAACATCTTTATAACCGCAACCTCTGGCGCTGGGAAGTCGGTCTCTGCTAACTATTTGATTGAAGGTCTACTTTCAACCGGAGAAAACCGTTATCCAGATGCACTTGGTAATATCCACGGTGATCCTGATGGTGGCCGCGTGTTCATCATCGACTCAGGCCGCTCATACGTTAAAACAACAGAGTTGTACGCAGGACAGTTCGTTGAGGTTATGCCGGACAACCGATTTGCGTTTAACCTATGTCCTTTTAAGAGTATCGACGAATCTCAAAAAGATACTGATGAAGGCGTTGTAGATAGTGACGCTAACAACTATTTAGGCGCTCAAGGTGAAATGCTGTTGAACGTCCTGAAGTTGATGGCTTTCCCACTTGGAGACTGTAACAGCTATCAATACTCTGCAATGTCAGTATTGCTCATGCAACTGTGGAACGAGAAGGGTAGGGAAACCACTATTGACGATTTCGCTGATGCTTGTGCAAAACATCCCCGTGAAGAAGTGCGGCAAATCAGCGACCAATTGACTCCTTGGTGTTACTTACGCGGTGGCCAAAACAGTTGGATGTTCAACCCTAACAAGCCGCCCATTCAGTTTGAGAAGGATTTAGTGGTGCTAGAGCTTGACGGACTTAACGGTTCAGACCAGCTCAAAGCAGTGTGTATCATGCTGTGTATTCAACGTATTCAACAGGAAATGTTTAGGCATGACCAACTGCATATTGTGAAAGCCTTTATTCTCGATGAAGCGTGGGAGTTCTTGAAGGAAAACAAGGGTGTAGATGAGCAGACCCGTCAGGTTCTTCAAACTCTGGCAAAATTCCTCGAATCAGGTTGGCGTCGTTTCCGTAAGTACAACAGCTTGGGTGTGTGTATTTCGCAATCGATGAAGGATGCCAACGAATCGCCTGCGGGTATCGCGATGGCCAGTAACTCGGCTCACTTATTCTACCTCATGCAAAACGGTGAGGAACTGGCCCGACTCAATAAAGAGGGTAAGTTCATTGAGCAGGATTACCTTTTACTGAGGAATATCAAGACGGTTAGGCCGTTTTTCAGTGAAGTTCTGTTATGCAGTGGCGGAACAAAATCTGTAGGCAGGCTATATCTGCCAAGGGCTAAAGCACTGACTTACTCTACCGCTCCAGACGAGAAAAAACAGATTGAAATCATGATGAAAGACAAGGGGGTCGATATGTTTACCGCTTGCCAGATGATTGCTGAAAGGGAAGGAAAAGATCTAGTCGGGACATGGCGACGTCGATTCGACGCCGAAAATGAATCTTAG
- a CDS encoding TraV family lipoprotein translates to MITRALKLGMVAVSLATIFGCQSMFETGEEPTVCVNTQNSGLPCTTTREILKLADTPGGIEAEKARRAAESDEDCPDCKVPKKSVANSGAMAGYGLDANGQPITLNEVTNAYMFTADNNRALPAPEPIAVRQAPKMLRVAFAPWQDDKGRLQNVGYVYTEIETRKYTYGREAFNMPAQITPLYIRQQSIEEERRGNPSEINGVGIKTGKPGRNNFNADLEAAKATLDQAPKAVQEALRANGN, encoded by the coding sequence ATGATTACTCGAGCATTAAAATTAGGCATGGTCGCTGTTAGTTTGGCAACTATTTTTGGATGTCAATCGATGTTCGAAACGGGTGAGGAGCCTACGGTTTGTGTAAACACTCAAAACAGCGGATTACCCTGTACCACCACTAGAGAAATTCTGAAACTGGCTGATACGCCTGGCGGCATTGAGGCAGAAAAAGCGCGGCGAGCAGCTGAAAGCGATGAAGATTGCCCAGACTGTAAAGTACCTAAAAAGTCAGTGGCTAACTCCGGCGCCATGGCCGGCTATGGCTTGGACGCTAACGGCCAACCAATCACCCTGAATGAAGTCACTAATGCTTACATGTTTACGGCTGATAACAACCGTGCATTACCCGCTCCAGAGCCTATCGCTGTTCGGCAGGCGCCCAAAATGCTTCGTGTTGCATTTGCTCCATGGCAAGACGACAAAGGCCGTTTACAGAACGTCGGTTATGTCTATACCGAAATTGAAACCCGTAAATACACCTATGGCCGTGAAGCATTCAACATGCCTGCTCAAATCACTCCGCTTTATATTCGTCAGCAATCCATTGAAGAAGAGCGAAGGGGTAACCCAAGCGAAATTAACGGAGTTGGCATTAAGACAGGTAAACCTGGGCGTAATAATTTCAATGCTGATCTAGAAGCGGCAAAGGCCACTTTGGATCAAGCGCCAAAAGCTGTTCAAGAAGCGTTACGCGCTAACGGCAATTAA
- a CDS encoding PD-(D/E)XK nuclease-like domain-containing protein, whose translation MSSFDFDLDALNSAMNAFFDPASVSMVTITCQQTSSIIPASLTHLVKPGYVDGKPQFLSDTGELIEGVYSDIPNDVYHSLDAISSSQVKCYADSPMKYEQAYINGKGKQFSAKSRESGVLSHELTLEGADVFNARRFALLDSEQFPDDPKSLTELKDACTANKLTTSGTIAELIKRLEQANAPQKPFESRQLEWIKANIGDECFALCDTELQSAVTCAAIIKLLQDNQHIAMKALKLPVSKEMFDSVIGLNQAIERNAHANKFLNRKNGMAEVAFFTRDPETGLMLKCKVDWLTAVKNFIVPCDLKTTRSANPALAAYQFADLRYDLQAVFYLKVIKPHLKETEYAERLFPLITVETGDCAICEVFELHDDDWVIAEQDLPIILQNMKNSIKKNEYRGYTEQGKSVIKLARRKSSLAATR comes from the coding sequence ATGAGTTCATTTGATTTTGATTTAGATGCGTTAAATTCTGCTATGAACGCATTTTTTGACCCTGCCAGCGTGAGCATGGTTACCATCACCTGCCAGCAAACCTCAAGCATCATCCCTGCAAGCCTGACGCATTTAGTCAAGCCTGGTTATGTGGACGGCAAACCACAATTCTTATCTGACACCGGTGAACTTATCGAAGGTGTTTACTCAGACATTCCAAACGATGTGTATCACTCATTAGATGCCATTAGCTCAAGTCAGGTTAAGTGCTATGCAGATAGCCCAATGAAATACGAACAAGCGTATATCAACGGTAAAGGTAAACAGTTCAGCGCCAAATCCCGCGAGTCCGGTGTTCTAAGCCACGAATTAACACTAGAGGGAGCCGATGTATTTAATGCTCGCAGATTTGCCCTGCTCGACTCAGAGCAATTCCCAGATGATCCAAAGTCATTAACCGAGCTTAAAGATGCCTGCACAGCCAACAAACTAACAACCAGCGGCACCATTGCTGAATTAATCAAACGCCTTGAGCAAGCCAACGCTCCGCAAAAACCGTTTGAGTCACGTCAATTGGAGTGGATCAAAGCGAACATTGGTGACGAGTGTTTTGCGTTATGTGATACAGAACTACAGTCAGCGGTGACCTGTGCAGCAATCATTAAATTACTTCAGGATAATCAACATATCGCGATGAAGGCGCTTAAGCTGCCAGTGTCAAAGGAGATGTTTGATAGCGTTATAGGACTCAATCAAGCCATTGAACGCAACGCTCACGCGAACAAATTTTTAAATCGTAAAAACGGTATGGCGGAAGTCGCATTCTTTACAAGAGATCCTGAGACCGGATTGATGCTTAAGTGCAAAGTGGATTGGTTAACAGCCGTTAAAAATTTCATTGTTCCTTGCGATTTGAAAACCACGCGCAGTGCTAACCCAGCGTTAGCGGCCTACCAGTTCGCAGACTTACGTTACGATTTGCAAGCTGTGTTTTACTTAAAAGTGATTAAGCCACATTTGAAAGAAACCGAGTATGCAGAGCGTCTATTCCCACTCATCACCGTTGAAACGGGTGATTGTGCAATTTGTGAAGTGTTTGAGCTTCACGATGATGATTGGGTTATCGCTGAGCAAGATCTGCCAATCATTCTTCAGAATATGAAAAATAGCATTAAGAAAAACGAGTACCGAGGCTACACCGAACAAGGTAAGTCTGTTATCAAATTGGCAAGACGCAAATCTTCTCTGGCTGCAACTCGATAG
- a CDS encoding RNA-guided endonuclease TnpB family protein has product MSIQTKTLSVRVKDKHAKLLRQMAYEVNQCFNLANELTMKASRNYSDAGAVRPVWMSAYDVQKPILSFRNESGFIIPSHTAQEVCAKHAQARKQFKRAKLRWRISSGSKRSLGFVPFKKGSAKWKSGQVLFAKQHFKVWDTYGLSQYEFTSGSFSEDSRGRWYFNVCVHVGASAPTSGKTAIGIDLGLKDTATCSDGAKLERGNFYRDLEADLGVAQRANKKKRVKAIHAKIKNRRKDALHKFSTRLVNENAAIFVGDVSSSKLAKTKMAKSVLDAGWSMLKTQLEYKAIARSVVFEIVNESYSTQTCSSCGAIPVSSPKGRTGLGIREWVCSECGAEHDRDINAATNILAAGHRRLAVGIPVL; this is encoded by the coding sequence ATGAGCATTCAGACCAAAACTTTAAGTGTTAGGGTAAAAGATAAACATGCGAAGCTGTTAAGACAGATGGCGTATGAAGTAAATCAATGCTTTAACCTGGCCAACGAACTAACCATGAAAGCGAGTCGCAACTATAGCGATGCTGGCGCGGTTAGACCTGTCTGGATGTCGGCTTACGATGTGCAAAAACCGATTCTAAGTTTTAGGAACGAATCTGGATTTATTATTCCATCCCACACAGCTCAAGAGGTCTGCGCCAAACACGCCCAAGCAAGAAAACAATTCAAACGAGCGAAGTTACGTTGGCGAATAAGCTCAGGCTCTAAACGCTCTCTTGGCTTTGTGCCGTTTAAAAAAGGTTCTGCTAAGTGGAAGAGTGGGCAAGTCTTATTCGCAAAACAGCACTTTAAGGTTTGGGATACCTACGGGCTTTCACAATACGAGTTTACTTCAGGATCTTTCTCTGAAGACTCAAGAGGACGCTGGTACTTTAATGTGTGTGTTCATGTAGGCGCCTCAGCGCCCACCTCTGGAAAGACAGCCATCGGTATCGATCTAGGGTTAAAAGATACGGCAACTTGCAGTGATGGGGCTAAATTAGAACGGGGGAACTTCTACCGCGATCTAGAGGCGGATTTAGGCGTTGCCCAAAGAGCAAATAAGAAAAAGCGAGTCAAGGCCATTCATGCGAAGATCAAGAATCGTCGCAAAGATGCTTTGCATAAATTTAGTACGCGGCTGGTCAATGAAAATGCCGCAATATTTGTTGGCGATGTGAGCAGCTCCAAGTTAGCGAAAACTAAAATGGCAAAATCGGTTTTAGACGCAGGCTGGTCAATGCTCAAAACACAATTGGAATATAAAGCGATAGCGCGGTCAGTTGTGTTCGAAATAGTCAATGAATCCTACTCCACCCAGACCTGTTCGAGCTGTGGGGCGATCCCCGTCAGCAGTCCGAAAGGTAGAACTGGTCTTGGAATAAGAGAATGGGTGTGCTCTGAGTGCGGAGCAGAGCACGACCGCGATATAAACGCGGCAACCAATATTCTCGCGGCGGGGCATCGCCGTCTAGCTGTAGGAATCCCCGTGCTTTAG
- the tnpA gene encoding IS200/IS605 family transposase produces MELRRGRHCVFMMHVHLIFIAKYRGKLFTDAHLKTMRDIMEKVCADFEAEIVEFNGEQDHVHLLVNYPPKVAISKLVNSLKGVSSRKLKQYYPNLHKPAYMKNALWSPSYFAGSVGGAPIDVLRQYIEQQDRPH; encoded by the coding sequence ATGGAATTACGAAGAGGAAGGCACTGCGTATTTATGATGCATGTGCATCTTATTTTTATTGCTAAATATCGTGGCAAGTTATTTACGGATGCGCATCTAAAAACGATGCGAGACATCATGGAAAAGGTCTGTGCGGATTTTGAGGCTGAGATCGTAGAGTTTAACGGGGAGCAAGACCACGTTCACCTGTTAGTGAACTACCCACCGAAAGTGGCTATATCGAAGCTGGTTAATAGTCTAAAGGGGGTTTCTAGCAGGAAGTTGAAACAGTACTATCCAAATCTTCATAAGCCAGCCTACATGAAAAATGCACTTTGGTCGCCCAGCTACTTTGCAGGATCTGTTGGGGGCGCTCCAATAGACGTATTAAGGCAATATATTGAGCAACAAGATAGGCCGCATTAA
- a CDS encoding AAA family ATPase, with translation MNEHFKARMRTTADRARKMLNTMSDSITQHKIEFGLDTFHQRYSKGALANLRGLTRKIVEKSINEMEATGYQFDKKLNGSVEVYDLTVEQVVDIYKHRGHKALREKFERGYVVFLCNLKGGVSKTVSTVNIAQALRCHSEMLQHDLKVLVLDIDPQSSASMFMSHKNSIGTIDNTVVQAVFQDLTREELLDEFVIPTQVPGVDIIPSSIADAFIASQWEALCAQRFGSEINPFEALSRNVCEKLINDYDFIFIDCGPHLDSLLKSALCAADVLVTPLPPSTVDLHSTLQYVTRIPEMLDHLEAEGATTNLKGHLAFMSKYSQSEQDINSSMIANAVFAEDMMMASIPELSAFKRCAETFDTVVSVHPGSYTGDSKALKKARESLDQFTLALFQHISRIRGSEYGI, from the coding sequence ATGAATGAACACTTCAAAGCTCGTATGAGAACGACTGCTGACAGGGCACGAAAAATGCTTAACACCATGTCTGACTCTATTACACAGCACAAAATCGAATTTGGTTTAGATACATTTCACCAGCGTTACTCAAAAGGCGCATTAGCTAACCTGAGAGGCCTCACTCGTAAGATCGTAGAAAAATCGATTAATGAGATGGAAGCTACTGGTTACCAGTTCGATAAGAAGCTAAACGGTAGCGTTGAAGTTTATGATCTAACGGTTGAGCAAGTAGTCGATATTTACAAGCATCGTGGACATAAAGCATTGCGTGAGAAATTTGAACGCGGCTATGTAGTATTCCTTTGTAACCTCAAAGGCGGTGTAAGTAAGACTGTATCAACCGTAAATATTGCCCAAGCGTTACGTTGCCATTCTGAAATGCTTCAGCATGATTTAAAAGTGTTAGTACTGGACATTGATCCTCAAAGCTCAGCCAGTATGTTCATGAGCCATAAAAACTCCATTGGTACAATTGATAACACTGTCGTTCAAGCCGTATTTCAAGACTTAACTCGTGAAGAGCTGTTAGACGAGTTTGTCATACCTACTCAAGTGCCTGGTGTTGACATCATACCGTCAAGCATTGCAGATGCTTTTATAGCATCTCAATGGGAAGCTCTATGCGCTCAGCGTTTTGGTTCGGAAATTAATCCGTTTGAGGCGTTATCTCGCAACGTCTGTGAAAAGCTAATCAACGATTACGACTTTATCTTTATCGACTGCGGCCCACACTTAGACTCACTTTTAAAAAGTGCATTGTGTGCAGCTGACGTTTTAGTGACTCCACTTCCGCCCTCAACCGTTGATTTACATTCAACATTGCAATACGTGACTCGTATTCCAGAAATGCTGGATCATTTAGAAGCAGAAGGCGCAACAACGAATTTGAAAGGCCATTTGGCTTTTATGTCTAAGTATTCGCAGAGCGAGCAAGATATTAATAGCTCAATGATTGCCAACGCTGTATTTGCTGAAGACATGATGATGGCTAGTATTCCTGAATTATCTGCCTTTAAGCGCTGTGCAGAAACATTTGATACCGTTGTGTCAGTACATCCTGGAAGCTACACAGGGGACTCAAAAGCTCTTAAAAAAGCAAGAGAGTCGCTAGACCAATTTACTTTGGCGCTATTCCAACACATTTCAAGAATTAGAGGTTCAGAATATGGTATCTAA
- a CDS encoding replication initiation protein — MTDKANNKQVLQGSDGVTTTSKKVKTDKFDVHPEAQLPQTYKKNHNLIYSRISMTTHEQNLLALFLIQMQKTEWKEETQLEISIPASRLADWLQVESKSLAATIKPVALRLQKRTVLAEHPTTHEFESSVLFPTVKYARGKLTMVPNYDLRDFFHDASKGYASVNVARFLRLRGKYSKPMYDLLSRFKTPEKQLYKTDVMTLKGIFGLVDDKDNYLPGKKTMKDTSVFVNQALVKSIEEIEEACSDEVMFFNTDPSGKKRHGIIENKTGNKITSIEFEYLWIDQFIKLHPMDLEAAAEVAMNAENRLRMKKETLTQEETEQLAVAYYVLSSHYEKYRPRCRELFYDIYKHYRKISIEKAENESEQTERPKLKSSALDKLDFLLNVNT, encoded by the coding sequence ATGACAGATAAAGCAAACAACAAACAGGTACTACAGGGTTCAGATGGGGTAACTACAACATCGAAGAAAGTCAAAACTGACAAATTCGATGTACATCCAGAAGCGCAATTACCGCAGACGTATAAGAAAAACCACAACTTAATCTACAGTCGTATATCGATGACGACCCATGAGCAAAATCTACTTGCCCTATTTCTGATCCAGATGCAAAAGACAGAGTGGAAAGAAGAAACCCAGCTCGAAATTTCTATCCCCGCCTCTAGGTTGGCTGATTGGCTTCAAGTTGAATCCAAAAGCCTTGCGGCAACAATTAAACCTGTCGCTCTTAGGCTTCAGAAACGAACGGTTTTAGCAGAGCATCCGACGACTCATGAATTTGAATCATCCGTCCTTTTCCCGACAGTGAAATATGCACGTGGAAAGTTAACAATGGTACCAAATTATGACTTGAGAGACTTTTTTCACGACGCGTCAAAAGGATACGCTTCCGTTAACGTGGCTAGATTCCTACGACTGAGGGGAAAATACTCTAAACCAATGTATGACCTATTATCGAGGTTCAAAACCCCTGAGAAGCAGTTGTATAAGACAGACGTTATGACTCTCAAAGGTATTTTCGGGTTAGTTGACGACAAAGATAACTATCTGCCAGGCAAGAAAACCATGAAGGACACATCGGTATTCGTCAATCAGGCGCTGGTAAAGTCGATTGAAGAAATAGAGGAGGCTTGTAGTGACGAGGTAATGTTTTTCAACACAGATCCTTCTGGTAAAAAACGTCATGGCATCATTGAAAACAAAACAGGCAACAAAATTACCAGCATTGAGTTCGAGTACCTTTGGATAGATCAATTCATCAAATTGCATCCAATGGATCTTGAAGCAGCAGCGGAAGTCGCAATGAATGCAGAGAATCGTCTGCGTATGAAAAAAGAAACGCTTACTCAAGAAGAGACTGAGCAGCTGGCCGTAGCTTACTACGTTCTCTCATCACACTATGAGAAATACAGACCGCGCTGTAGAGAATTATTTTACGACATTTACAAACACTACCGAAAAATATCGATTGAGAAAGCAGAAAACGAATCTGAACAAACTGAACGACCAAAACTGAAGAGTTCTGCACTCGATAAGTTAGATTTCTTGTTAAACGTCAATACCTGA
- a CDS encoding single-stranded DNA-binding protein encodes MGSVNKVIIVGNIGQEIDFKTLPSGTSVANFSVATSDTWKDQQGVQQEVTDWHKIVVWGKLAEIINQYGGKGRQVYIEGKQKTRKYKDANGQERYTTEVVVDFDGQVQLLGGSPKDNAGQSSGYQQNAPQQQGYQQNAPLLHGYQQNAPQQGGYQAQPQGGHQQNTQQQAYNYHR; translated from the coding sequence ATGGGTTCAGTTAATAAAGTTATCATTGTTGGCAATATCGGTCAGGAAATTGATTTTAAGACACTTCCTAGCGGTACAAGCGTAGCAAATTTCAGTGTGGCCACGAGTGACACTTGGAAAGACCAACAGGGTGTTCAGCAAGAGGTGACCGATTGGCACAAGATTGTTGTTTGGGGCAAGCTGGCTGAGATTATCAATCAATACGGTGGAAAAGGCCGTCAGGTCTACATCGAAGGCAAGCAAAAGACTCGCAAATATAAAGATGCCAATGGCCAAGAACGCTACACAACAGAAGTTGTCGTGGACTTTGATGGTCAAGTACAGCTTTTAGGTGGTTCACCAAAGGATAATGCAGGCCAAAGCTCTGGTTATCAGCAAAACGCACCACAGCAGCAAGGTTACCAGCAAAACGCACCGCTGCTGCATGGATACCAGCAAAATGCACCGCAGCAAGGCGGTTATCAGGCGCAACCACAGGGCGGTCACCAACAAAATACTCAGCAACAGGCTTATAACTACCACCGTTAA
- a CDS encoding helix-turn-helix domain-containing protein: MTDERLDRMHKLAQRLAKNGTMDQLTMRKIDALALSAKLDEMTAERIKHIREREHISQGVLATILNMSNESIQKWEQGKSKPQGAALRLLNMIDKNGIECVLS; the protein is encoded by the coding sequence ATGACTGATGAACGCTTAGATAGAATGCACAAACTGGCTCAGCGTTTAGCTAAAAATGGCACGATGGATCAGCTAACCATGCGAAAAATCGATGCACTCGCGCTCAGCGCAAAGCTAGATGAAATGACAGCAGAGCGAATAAAGCATATTAGGGAGCGTGAGCACATTAGCCAAGGTGTCCTCGCTACGATTCTGAATATGAGCAATGAGAGCATTCAAAAATGGGAACAGGGAAAGTCTAAGCCACAGGGTGCCGCGTTAAGATTGCTTAACATGATTGATAAGAATGGCATTGAGTGTGTGCTTTCTTAA